TAGAGTTGTGGTACAGTGCAAGCACctaaagttacacaaaatagtaATGTCACATGTCTTTTCACATCATTAGATAAGTTTCTTTTGATGAGCCACTACAAAGCCTAGTTGCCTATTAGGCATGAATCATCATACAGGTTATAAAATTTGGCAAGTACAATTTTCAAAGCAATAAATTGAGTGAAATAGTCTGATTTCCCAGTTGAGTGATTACTTAGTTTAACTGTGATATGGAATAACACCATTATAGAGATGTTACATATGGTGATGCATGATGAGCTGTGAAACATTTCCAATGTTCATCTAAGttttagcccagagacttggttatctggcttgaaaatgttGTTAGATAGCCAcatctctgggctatactgtcaggccagtatgtcaagtcagatagccaagtctctgggctatactgtcaagtatgtcaagtcagatagccaagtctctgggctatactgtcaagccagtatgccaagtcagatagctaagtctctgggctatactgtcaagccagtatatcaagtcagatagctaagtctctgggctatactgtcaagccagtatgtcaagtcagatatccaagtctctgggctatactgtcaagccagtatgtcaagtcagatagccaagtctctgggctatactgtcacgccagtatgtcaagtcagatagccaagtctccgggttatactgtcaagtcagatagccaagtctgtgggctatactgtcaaaccagtatgtcaagtcagatagccaagtctctgggctatactgtcaagccagtatgtcaagtcagatagccaagtctctgggctatactgtcaagccagtatgtcaagtcagatagccaagtctccgggttatactgtcaagtcagatagccaagtctgtgggctatactgtcaagccagtatgtcaagtcagatagccaagtctctgggctatactgtcatgccagaatgtcaagtcagatagccaagtctctgggttatactgtcaagtcagtatgtcaagtcagatagccaagtctgtggactatactgtcaagccagtatgtcaagtcagatagccaagtctgtgggctatactgtcaagctagtatgtcaagtcagatagccaagtctctgggctatactgtcaagccagtatgtcaaatcagatagctaagtctctgggctatactgtcaagccagtaatagtatgtcaagtcagatagccaagtctctgggttatactgtcaagccagtattgtcaagtcagatagccaagtctgtgggctatactgtcaagccagtatgtcaagtcagatagccaagtctctgggctatactgtcatgccagaatgtcaagtcagatagccaagtctctgggctatactgtgtGTATAAAATAAGTTATAAAACGGTTGTTTgccagagctatagaaaaagctAGTAAAGAacaaagaataatcctatgtaatccttatggcttcacAGAATGCAAGAAACTGGAATTGAATCCCTGGCCTCAACATTTTCTCTAAAAATTGTAAACTGTTGATGCCCATCATTAGTTTTTCACAGATTTCTGCAAGTCCATTACTGTCCTGTGTCTCATGTGAATACTCGTAATAGCTGAGTAACTTGGAGTCTGAGACAGTAATGTGATAAATCCAGGGTTTCAAAATGATTCCCTAGCCAGGCTATGCCTTTAAGGATTTATGATATCATTTGATACATCAGCATCTGAATTCAAGAGTAAATCTTCTATAACCTGGGAATGAAGCATAAAGTCGAACACAACATACGTGAATACTTGACTTTTATGCTGTTTTCAAATTCATACCCAGTTAATGTCAAAAAACTCAAGTGAATGGAAAGAGCTTAAGATTCTCAAGTGTTGGATGACAATGCTGAAATGGATATGACTGTATTTGTTGCCTAGCAACCAGCATCTTGTTGGCATAGCAACATTCATTACATTGGAAAGTTGCTTCCTGCAAGAAATACAGACATTACTTATCATGTCAGTTGACTTTATAATAATGAATTCTTTATTTTGGAACAGTGATTACAAATTatgtttcaaattttatttaaatataacAGGAATAAAATAATTTTCTGGCAagattttttatatcaaagtgaAAGACGTGTGCTGTGTTGTACATTCTGGATATATGGCATTATTCATTACTATGCCCTCCGTCCAATTTTTAACTCTTTAAAAAAGTGATATTTCTCCCACTGAATTTTTGTCTTTGTAAGCTTGGTTGTACTTACCCGTTTGTTGCCAATTAATCTTCAAGAATTGAGAATAgtatacatgattgtatgttTATCTACAAAGTCCTTAGCATGGAGGTTGGGTGCAAGTGGGTGTGCAAATGTTATATGAAATAAGAATAGACAAACAATTGTCATGGTATTTTTGTATCAGgtgacttttatttttattgcatGAATTGGAAGTAAAAAGAAGAAGACTTCTTCAGTGTAATGGAattaaaaacttaaaaaagtaaaagtaaaaaagtaaaaaaataaatactacctGTATCAATTCAATACTAATATGGGTGTATCTCATAtggtattataatattaaatgaGAAAAGACTTGAATGTGGTACTGCTACCTGTTGAgaatattttttatcaattgtTATCTACTGGTCTTGCGTCATCAGAGAAACAGTATTGAAaagttattttgttttcttgtggTGTGAGCTGTGTTTTATTTGTGCATATTTtggtatgtaatacatgtataatgaatcTAGCTCTCAAAAGTGAGATGATTATTTAATGACAGTATCTATCGCATAGGTTGTTATCTATATGTGACAGATGACTGATTTGTCGCGCTAAGCGGCTTCTTCCTCTTGTTCGCCCTCATCCTCATCTAATCCATCATCGTCTTCAACAGTGGCATCCTGGTACTGTTGGTATTCAGACACCAAATCATTCATGTTGGACTCGGCTTCAGTGAATTCCATTTCATCCATGCCTTCACCAGTGTACCAATGCAAGAAAGCCTTACGACGGAACATAGCTGTGAACTGCTCAGACACACGCCTGAAGAGCTCTTGGATGGATGTGCTGTTACCAATGAATGTAACAGACATCTTCAGACCACGTGGTGGGATGTCACAGACAGCGGTCTTGACATTGTTTGGGATCCACTCGACAAAGTAGTTGCTGTTCTTGTTCTGGACATTCAGCATTTGCTCATCGACTTCCTTCATGGACATACGACCACGGAACATAGCAGCAACGGTAAGGTAACGACCATGGCGGGGATCACAGGCAGCCATCATGTTCTTGGCATCGAACATTTGTTGGGTCAGCTCTGGTACACTCAGGGCTCGGTATTGCTGGCAACCACGACTGGTCAGAGGAGCAAAACCAGGCATGAAGAAGTGGAGACGTGGGAAGGGTACCATGTTGACAGCAAGTTTACGCAGATCAGCATTGAGTTGACCTGGGTAACGCAGGCAGGTTGTGATACCACTCATGGTAGCAGACACCAGGTGGTTCAAGTCACCGTAGGTTGGTGTGGTCAATTTCAGTGTACGGAAGCAGATATCATATAAGGCTTCGTTGTCGATACAGAATGTCTCATCTGTATTTTCCACCAGTTGATGTACTGACAAAGTGGCATTGTAGGGTTCAACCACAGTATCAGACACTTTGGGGGATGGTACAACACTGAATGTAGTCATAATTCTGTCTGGGTATTCTTCACGGATTTTACTGATCAACAGTGTACCCATACCAGATCCAGTACCACCACCGAGGGAGTGGGTCAGTTGGAAGCCCtaccaaaaaaaattattaatattagaaAGTGAGAACAATTATTAGTAATCCATTCTTTGAAATGATaatttggagggggggggggggggggggaggcatTGAAGATATCTGATTTATCCTGCGGATGGATTTTGTTTGGTCACAGACAGTTCATAAAGAAAGATTAAAAGGGGGTTGAGAATGTACGTTTGATAATTTGGAGGGGGAGGAGAAGTGGGAAGGGAAGGGATGCATTTTGCACATTAACAATTCACACATCATGGGTAATGCAGGTATTTAAAGACTCATAAAGATATTAAAAGGAATAAACAATCTATGTTTCAATATTTCTGAGGATGTGCATTTTGTGTAGTACATTGCGTCAGTTGCAACTCATAGATTCTGGTGAAATACAGCCATTCAAGAATCAGAAAAGGTTACAAAGGTGTTCGGTTGAAAATGATGTGCTTGTAAATTGGATTAATTCTGATTAGCGTGCATTAGTAAATATGAAGGGTACATGTACCTGGAGACAGTCACAAGTCTCGGATTCTTTCCTCACGACATCTAAGACTGTGTCAACCAGCTCAGCTCCTTCCGTGTAGTGACCTTTAGCCCAGTTGTTGCCAGCACCACTCTGACCTAAAATAAAATGGGAAAGGATAAACATGAGATTTAGTGGTATTGTTTCTGTGTAttagggaagggaagggaaggtgTAGTCTGTGTTGGGTATTAACACATGGTTGCAGTGTGACCAAACTTGTCAGTGGTTTATATTTTGTGAAGCCCATGAGTGTAAACAGAATGTGGTCCATGCTTTGGTCTAGAATGAAATTGTTGGTAAGAGCAttgtataaatatcaaaaaaaaaataatgataatatccACGAGTTGTGACATATTGTGGTTGTCCTAGTTGAAATGATGACGACGagagttaccatggtaacataacCTTTCACAATtctggggtaataattgtgactTGATGATTGATGTCTGATAGTATATCTACAGAGCAGGCAGTTTGTCATTCATactataattgttttttttacccAGATATGTTCTGTGAAGTAATAGTATACCATTTAGAGAAACCAGATAAGGGCTACATACACGTagatcaaaatatcaatttccTACCATTTACAAAATGCAATTTACAATGGGTATGATATCTCTGATATTATCGAATAAGCCATAGAAAAactacaactgccgacattaGACTGTGGATGAAAGGagcctgttacaaacaggggaaagtaaacaactgaattgaagtaataacacttggcacagcatgttggaagtacagagacttgtattgcattccatcatttgataagaacagttttatggccactttacataacagttcatgttcacaaacacaTTTCTAGTTCTCCTGGCATTTGGTGTAGACATAAAGAGGCCAGAAAGCTGTTTCTTATCAAaacatggtgtgtaatacaagtctctgcagTTCCAACATGTTGATgcaagtgttattaattcatttgtttactttccctgctTAATTGTGacaggttctgttcgtccacggtctgatgtcggcagttgtagtACAATTTGACAGTCAAGCATTGATaagcagaacttgttacaaacatagaaagtaaacaactgaattggattaggCAATAACACGACGTAGACCTTGCTCAAGTACATAGCATGCAAATAAGTCTTAGCGGGAACACTGGAAggaaattttgattttcatgttTGATTTAACCAGATAGAGTTGAATAGAAGAAAAAACTcaccaaaaataaaattgtctgGTCTGAAGAGCTGGCCAAATGGTCCAGAACGCACAGAGTCCATGGTTCCCGGCTCCAAATCTATCAAGACAGCACGGGGTACATATTTTCCACCGACGGCTTCATTGTAGTACACGTTGATTCTTTCTAACTGTTGATCAGAATCACCATTGTAGGTACCGGTTGGGTCAATACCATGTTCATCAGAGATGACTTCCCAGAACTAGTCAagaaaaattcaaaaactgtatgcagtatattaccctggtagttgagcctttggttttctaagatagacacaaactaaaactattgtcacaacaggttgatacaacagtgataagctatcggatggatgttggtttaattatagtctacATAGGgactgaaaactagtttatttagagttccatgaacttgcagtgctgttttgggacttccaatatttacacaatattgatcacagggtgattagaatcgtACAACAGAGGAGCtgctgctatcacccacttgtgtaatcaaCCACATTggagaacaatagatttagtttgcgtctatatTAGTAAACCAAAGTCTGAATTACCAGTGTTGTACCTTTGCATCAAAAATGTACATCATGATGTACCTGTTTACAGTCTTCCTGTGGTAGCCCCTTTGGCATATTGCCTCGGGTCTGTGCACCAGAGATACTATCATCCTCAGCTTTTATTTTGCAACCTCCTGAGTGCAGACCGCAGTCTTTTCACAAGGCTAACCTGATTTGGATATATGCAGGTGTGATAAGAAACTGTCAGGCATCTGAAGGTTATGTATAGGTTTTTCTCCCTAAACTTGGATTGTAGTACGGTATATGCTAATTGTGATGGAATGTGGTAGTCAGTTGTGGTGACAGAAACAATACCATTGAACATGTCAGTGTTGTACTATACAAGAAAGGATTGGATAAACAATTCTCTTAGTTCAGTATAACTAAATTGTAATATGCAAAAATAACACATTAGATTTTCgtttgaaaataatgataaatttattaatatacataaaatgattatcaagtttttatatagtgctttctcACACTGTACTCAAAGTGCTGTACTACAATTACTACCCTTGGTCCGGAGCTATaatggcacagacctatagtggcacagcAACCATTTAAACTTCActtaaggcctaaaaaaattgtttggttccagttacctgacccccacctagtttttcattgaCAACCCTAAACTTTcgtttacatattcgagaaaaaaataatgaaattgcgaaaattgtgaagtcttgtgagaaatagtggatgtggaaaatgatatcaatttaaaaagacaatataaaactgttcttccaatctgtaatggctgtacatctgattagaagaaaccaataacacagagaccatatggaaaacaacggaaaacataactacctgaactacactagacactcacatatgtaaaaaaaaatataataaaataagatacaaatgtaaataatcTTCCTACCCCACCagttctaaaattgagcataatctgAACtgcacaatattttttttgaggCCTAAGTACCTGAGGAGTAGTTACTGTACTTGGTCTTTGTCATAACCTGCTGTAAGATGTTATCATATGTAAAATGGAATGTGGGACTATTTATAAATAGTTAGTAAAAGATATACGAGGTGCCTAAGTACTGAGTTGtatatcctactaataccacTGCTCCTTTTGTGGTGATATTCATTATATAACTGCATTTCTAACTCTTATTTTTACATATACACCCCTATTCACACTCAAACCAGGTTACATTCATTGGTTATCCAGGGCAACGTGGTATTATATATACGTACTCTCAAGTGATTGAAAAGGTAATGCTTCTACAAAGGTGttggtaaccaagactagattatttgtggttaccaCAATGTGGTAGATTGTTTACAACATTGACTGATTCATTATGTCAATTGAATGATACCACATTTCCCACAATACACCTTTCATGATCTTCAAGATGGCGCACTTGCAATTTGGTCCGGTATTGTGTCCAAATATTGCCTTAGCGATGAATTTTTTCACCAGTTTGTTGTGCATTACAGTGAATTGTAAAATGGTTATGTTTTCAAGTGCTGGGTTTGATTTGAATACCTGCATTCTGTAGATTTTAGATGTAGAAGTACCTGCAGAATATATATAGTTCACTTGTTATATCTGAATACCGACTGAGATGAATGCCATAAATGCACACAAAGGTCATTTTGTATGACGTAATGGAGTTCTGATTATTTTAGAAATGTTGTTTGGAAAGATGGTTCCTTGGTCCTAATGATTCAGAATGTTGTTATTAAGACGAAATGCTTTCAGAATTCTACTAACAGTGAATTTGAATATTAGCTAACTGGTACTGAATGTGAATCTGAATATGAGCTAACTAAaactgaatctgaatctgaatattCTCCAACTAGAATTGAATGTGAATCTGATAAAAGCTAACCGGCACTGAACGTGAATCTTAATAAAAGCTAACTGGCACTGAATGTGAATCTGAATAAACGCTAACTGGCACTGAATGTGAATCTGAATAAACGCTAACTGGCACTGAATGTGAATCTGAATAAACGCTAACTGGCACTGAATGTGAATCTGAATAAACGCTCACTGGCACTGAATGTGAATCTGAATAAATGCTCACTGGCACTGAATGTGAATCTGAATAAATGCTCACTGGCACCGAATGTGAATCTGAATAAACGCTAACTGGCACTGAATGTGAATCTGAATAAACGCTAACTGGCACTGAATGTGAATCTGAATAAATGCTCACTGGCACTGAATGTGAATCTGAATAAATGCTCACTGGCACTGAATGTGAATCTGAATAAACGCTAACTGGCACTGAATGTGAATCTGAATAAACGCTAACTGGCACTGAATGTGAATCTGAATAAACGCTAACTGGCACTGAATGTGAATCTGAATAAACGCTAACTGGCACTGAATGTGAATCTGAATAAATGCTCACTGGCACTGAATGTGAATCTGAATAAATGCTCACTGGCACTGAATGTGAATCTGAATAAATGCTCACTGGCACTGAATGTGAATCTGAATAAATGCTCACTGGCACTGAATGTGAATCTGAATAAATGCTCACTGGCACTGAATGTGAATCTGAATAAATGCTCACTGGCACTGAATGTGAATCTGAAAAAATGATCAGGATGGATTCTAAAGGTACAAGGTAGTCCATAATGGCTTACACTTACAGGtttacatattgtacatgtgtatcggAATGAATGAAATGCACAGTTTAGGATGAGCAAATGTACCTATGTTTGTTTGCGGTTACATTTTGTTCTGTGTATAGTTCCTTTATCAGCTTTTGAATTTTAGTTTGAAGGATTCAATGAAATTAGGAAAAATACATCTCTATGTTTTGTATTTGACGTAGACTAGACACATCTTTAATACCTTATTAGTAAAATAAATTTAAGTTTGCTCAAACTTTCAGGAGTCTCATTCCTATGCAATGCATTACgattactacaatcatctccactcacatattgggaaagtcattattctagcacagaaaacTGTGCTACTCTCACTGGACGAAGGGTAAATGATGCATGTCAGTTGTAATCCATcgcaaattgacaggcagttgcaattggttagtttctttagacaattgctcattaagtGAACACAATTCTGAATCTGAAATCACGTGGGGACGCGttaatgtcatcatgtttatatgaacgcagtcaggggtagcacagatttctgtgctagaataacgactttcTGTAtaagtgagtggagatgatcgtagtaatcgtaGTAATCGTAACCTGTCCTATAGGAACTTAGATGCATTCTTTATAGTAGTACAGTAACTAGATTATACAGACTCTCAATGTAATATGTATTATGTGTTCCTGGTAGATACACACTCCCgatttaatatatattgtgCTCCTGGTAGATGTTCACTCTTGATTTATTTTGTTCCTGGCAGAgagaattgtttattttgacgGATTGCTACACGTGTCATGCTTCATCTGTATTTTATATCCTCAAGGCTATCACAGTTGTGATATTTCAGTGGTAGTTCACCATGGCAACGTCATGCATCGTTTCCTTATTGCCAGTTTGATTTCCTGTGAAAACTTTTACTTTCAACATAATATATCTCAGCACAGCCTTGCCAGTCATTGACCCGTATAGCTAACAGTCAGCAGTAATGCTGTGAGTAGTCCTACCCTATGTATGCTACCGGTAGTATGTATCTGTAAAGTGTGAAATCATCACACCTCAGAGTCTGTATTAGAGTATTTTGACCTTGCACAAGAACAAACATATATTGCTGCAGTAGACAGTCTccataaaacatgtacatgtaaagtgcaatacaaaatacatgtttaGCCAGGTCATCAAACAACATGTCACCAAAGGCATTAATAATCAGAAAATTCACTATTAAAAACTGTATCATGAAGAACCAGACAATGTACTGCTCATcttttaggcctaaaaaaattgtttggttccggctacccgaccccacctagtttttcacaccaaccctaaacttttttattacgtattcaagaaaaaaataataaaatcacgaaaattgcaAAGTCTTgtaagaaatagtggatacagattaaaaaagacaatacaaaactattcttccaatctgtaatacatctgatgagaaaaaaccagtaacacagagactatatggaaaacagcgtaaaacataactacctgaactagacactcacatatgaaaaaaatatattttttttttaaattagagaaaatctacctaccccacctattctaaaattgagtgtaattgtaaccacacaattttttttgttaggccttattaAACCATAACAAAACtttcttgtttttaaaaattcatgCTGCAATATATTAATGATCATCTTATCTTTTTAaccttttttttgtgtgtaccatTCTTACCTTTGCACCTATCTGGTTGCCACATTGGCCAGCCTGCAGATGAACAATTTCACGCATTTTTGTCACTGACCAGCTTTTGAATGATACATGCGGTGTATTTGACTCCAAATGAAGAGGTTATCAGAAAAACTGGTGAATTTAAATGACCATACTATCAACCCCCAAACATGTTATGAATACATCCACTCAAAGTAATATAGTGCAGTTATGAATATGAACTATAAAAgtcaatttacaaaatttccagtttatttataatgtttttggaatttttttttgaaatctgtctctgttttgataaatttctttCACAGGGTAATTTGTAAAGGATTGCATATATGGAGTGATCAGTAATTAGTAACACTTCATCAGTGAAAGGGTAAATAGTAATTAGGGTGCCTGGAAAATATACACAGTCACTGTGAATTGATTCATGCGCTagacaaatattcaaatgaactaTCTGTCATGTATACAGGTATAAACAGAAAAAGGAGGAATGGATGAATACTGACCAATGTCTTGTCCTGTAAGATCTACGCAAACCTTGGACACTGCTAaggtgtatgtaaatatattgtttacaaaacaaaacaaaacaaaacaaaacagataaaAATCAATAGGACAAAGAGACTGCACAGTTGTATATACACATGATGTCATGTTTGGTTAGTGCAGACGtgcgtacatgtatattgtgaaaTGCAAATCATCTCATAGTCTGGCAGTCAGTTAAAAGTATATTGAAAGTCAGGGTTAGTTTTGAGGacttttgtaaattattgtattcAAACTAGTAGAAAGGTGATAGAAAGAAGGTGGAGGATTTTTATAATAGTTTATATTCCGATTCTTGGTAGGTTTTTAGGATAGACGAGGCAGTGGAAGTTGATGGCAGTGGGAAGCGGGGGGGAGGGGGTGCTtgacttttttatatttcaacacTAATTCACTGATTAGGAGCTGGGGCCATGGTGGTCGCATATTATGTGTATTTAAGAAGGGTGAGTTGTAGTATTTGGGGTAGAGGGATGGGGCAGGCGATAGAATGGGAGCTTTGGGATGGAGGGATGGGGCCAGAAATTGggaagtgagtgtgtgtgtgtgtgtgtgggagggggggAATCATGATGGGAGTTAGTTTTGGAATAGAGGGTGATGCAGGAGATCGACTATTATGGGATTGTTGTACTTcgttatattgaaatattttagagaagtgaggaaatctggtaaaaattCATTGCATAATGATAGATTCTCATATCTTATACATAACATTTTAGGGGAACCCTTTAATAAAAACATTGGGATGACATAAATTTTACCAACACCCCTGacactgatacaataacatagGAAAACACAACATAGCGATAtctgacatacatatacatgtagtagttgcCATGTCTACATAAAAATAGACCATCACCTCTATTGACCTTTGTACATACTTGAATACAGTGGTATGATATTACTTATACTTATCCTGTTATATTGTGCTGGTCTGTAGTATgtacaccaaatataaaatatttccaaCGATGGAAAAGAGTTGTTTATGGTCTAACATCATGTAATACAGAGATAACCTTTGATCCTACctgaaaatatgtaaatctaACCATAGGACCATAATTTGGAATTATTGGTagacatttttcttttttctccatttttttttacttttttttttttttagagaaatAGTAATATGTTTCAAGGTATTATTAACAGTCATTGCAACATGAATTGGGATATTTCAAAATCATCGTTAGCGATACACAGGTGGGGAAGTACAATTAAATCCACCTGTTGCAAAAATCCAAAAATCCAATCTGTTCACACATGCCTGGTTTGTAAACTGAAAGTGTGTTACTGCACTTGACCATATACCTGGGGCACGTTCAGTAGAGGACACATTCCCACTGCTTTGAATGGTATTGAGCTATATgtattcaacaacaacaaataggTGACATTACAAAACGTTCTTTCACCTGTCCAGCAGATAGAAGAAAGACCAGAAGTACAAATATtagtattaatatattatattgatgaGAGCTACTTTTACAGTGATATTATTCTTCAAATCCGGCTTTCTGTTTGGAAAAATCCAAGTGAcatagggggccttgtcactatgagtcaaagaTGGGTATTGAGAATACCTTCATGTCAGCAGTATTTTCAGGCaaaacgaagaaaaatattggagaatgtTATAATAGTTATTCTTACacacattcaattttagaaaaagTGGCGATTTTAAATGTTTGACTCCTATTTTGAGTATCAGAGAATCATTACATACTTTAGATGTTTGTTGTCGTCATGTAGAATGACCATGGCATAAATCATGCATTTTCTTTTTGAACATATACTACTACTTGTTTTGATCATGGTATaataaaatgtgtgaaatttttgtcaaaatatggttGTGTGCAAGTCTGAGCAACAGCCAACTGGTTTTTCCAGAGCCCTGGATAATGACTGTAATATTAACATTTAATAGTCCGTTTACTAGTTAGATTATCCCagtatgtattataatataatgatgTATAGCCCAAGGACTTAAATTTGTCATTCtcatcaaattatatttgtgctatatgatatatatatatttataatatacctagtgttaatgctgtgccatgattcgctagaatcagtcatgtgataggaaaatagaatgactaggGAAAttgttccatcaacttttacatggtcacgtgaccatcgtgcgttcacagcaggtcaaaatggcggcttctgacgatgtcgtctgccaccgcgagttcacagcatgaggtatattataaaacacatattgcctggcctatattcaggctatagcacccgttcattaccccctcgtgactgtgagttaccacaatcacatgctatttccctcggcctttggcctcgggaa
The genomic region above belongs to Glandiceps talaboti chromosome 8, keGlaTala1.1, whole genome shotgun sequence and contains:
- the LOC144439114 gene encoding tubulin beta-4B chain-like translates to MREIVHLQAGQCGNQIGAKFWEVISDEHGIDPTGTYNGDSDQQLERINVYYNEAVGGKYVPRAVLIDLEPGTMDSVRSGPFGQLFRPDNFIFGQSGAGNNWAKGHYTEGAELVDTVLDVVRKESETCDCLQGFQLTHSLGGGTGSGMGTLLISKIREEYPDRIMTTFSVVPSPKVSDTVVEPYNATLSVHQLVENTDETFCIDNEALYDICFRTLKLTTPTYGDLNHLVSATMSGITTCLRYPGQLNADLRKLAVNMVPFPRLHFFMPGFAPLTSRGCQQYRALSVPELTQQMFDAKNMMAACDPRHGRYLTVAAMFRGRMSMKEVDEQMLNVQNKNSNYFVEWIPNNVKTAVCDIPPRGLKMSVTFIGNSTSIQELFRRVSEQFTAMFRRKAFLHWYTGEGMDEMEFTEAESNMNDLVSEYQQYQDATVEDDDGLDEDEGEQEEEAA